The proteins below are encoded in one region of Shewanella putrefaciens:
- the yaaA gene encoding peroxide stress protein YaaA, giving the protein MLILVSPAKTLDFEQPPLTQVHTHPDFLSHSQELIQVCRRLTPSDIATLMKVSDNIAGLNAARFGEWQPNFTLENAKQAIFAFRGDVYTGFDADTLSTPELERAQSQLRILSGLYGLLRPLDLILPYRLEMGTSLINPKGKNLYEFWGNILTQAVNQAVVEQGDDIIVNLASNEYFKAIKVKQLEGQLITPVFKDLKNGQYKVISFFAKRARGMMARYIIKQQINSIEGLKGFDVAGYYYSEELSKPNEPTFLRDAH; this is encoded by the coding sequence ATGTTGATATTGGTTTCACCTGCGAAAACCTTAGATTTTGAGCAACCTCCGCTGACTCAGGTTCATACTCATCCCGATTTTTTATCCCATAGTCAGGAATTGATCCAGGTCTGTCGACGATTAACGCCAAGTGACATAGCCACATTGATGAAGGTCAGTGACAATATTGCAGGCTTAAATGCCGCTCGTTTTGGGGAATGGCAGCCGAATTTCACCCTTGAAAATGCGAAGCAGGCTATTTTTGCTTTTAGAGGAGACGTGTATACCGGTTTTGATGCCGATACATTATCGACTCCAGAGTTGGAAAGGGCGCAATCTCAATTGCGTATTCTGTCAGGATTATATGGTTTACTGCGCCCACTCGATTTGATATTACCCTACCGTTTAGAAATGGGGACCTCATTAATCAACCCAAAGGGCAAGAATCTTTATGAATTTTGGGGCAATATTTTAACCCAGGCGGTTAATCAAGCCGTAGTTGAGCAAGGTGATGACATCATTGTTAATCTCGCCTCGAATGAGTATTTTAAAGCCATTAAAGTGAAGCAGTTAGAAGGTCAGCTTATTACACCTGTCTTTAAAGATTTAAAGAATGGCCAATATAAAGTGATTAGTTTTTTTGCTAAACGAGCCCGGGGAATGATGGCCCGTTATATTATTAAACAGCAAATTAATTCAATTGAAGGGTTAAAAGGATTTGATGTTGCTGGCTATTACTATAGTGAAGAATTGAGTAAGCCGAATGAACCAACATTCTTACGTGACGCGCACTAA